The following are from one region of the Microbacterium sp. cx-55 genome:
- a CDS encoding alpha/beta hydrolase → MSSDTPDTIVLIHGLWVTPRSWAEWKARYEAQGYTVITPAYPGFEIEVEALRESPDLIANLTVPETLTHLTGVIEALPKPPILMGHSFGGLLTQLLLARGLGAAGAVIDSAPTEGVRVTPLSQARSLFPALKNPANLHKAVGFTKDEWHYAFTNTLSREESDAVHDRFAIPAPGNWIWAYGLLANYQPGHQATWVDYSIDRAPLLFIGGSEDHIMPPAVNKSNAKHWSKSPAVTEYYEFAGRGHWTCAEPGWEVVADYALAWTVANARSVAATTTL, encoded by the coding sequence ATGAGCTCCGACACGCCAGACACGATCGTCCTCATTCACGGCCTCTGGGTTACTCCGCGTAGTTGGGCGGAGTGGAAGGCGAGATACGAAGCGCAGGGCTACACCGTGATCACGCCTGCGTACCCGGGATTCGAGATCGAGGTCGAAGCTCTGCGCGAGAGCCCGGACCTCATTGCGAATCTCACCGTCCCGGAGACTCTCACGCATCTGACGGGCGTCATCGAAGCGTTGCCGAAGCCGCCCATCCTCATGGGCCACTCCTTCGGCGGCCTCCTTACCCAGCTCCTGCTCGCCCGCGGACTCGGTGCGGCCGGTGCCGTGATCGACTCCGCCCCCACCGAGGGCGTCCGCGTGACGCCGCTGTCGCAGGCACGATCTCTCTTTCCGGCGCTGAAGAACCCGGCGAACCTGCACAAGGCGGTGGGCTTCACCAAGGACGAGTGGCACTACGCCTTCACGAACACGCTCAGCCGGGAGGAGTCTGACGCGGTCCACGACCGCTTCGCCATCCCCGCGCCGGGCAACTGGATCTGGGCGTACGGTCTGCTCGCGAACTATCAGCCCGGCCACCAGGCCACCTGGGTCGACTACTCGATCGATCGGGCTCCGCTTCTTTTCATCGGCGGAAGCGAAGACCACATCATGCCGCCGGCCGTCAACAAGTCGAATGCGAAGCACTGGTCCAAGTCGCCCGCCGTCACGGAGTACTACGAGTTCGCGGGGCGGGGCCACTGGACCTGCGCCGAGCCCGGCTGGGAAGTGGTCGCAGACTACGCGCTGGCTTGGACGGTCGCGAACGCCCGCTCGGTTGCCGCGACAACGACGCTCTGA
- a CDS encoding SDR family oxidoreductase, with product MPSSDPAATDGPSIDPDDLATALRVLAAAEALEKDDPDYVTLRHATGKLYKAVKLQGRRDKRDRIAEADRAVVAATATGASDRIDDETRGIPLAVRIAAPTAGELLKPRACYICKKPYTTVDAFYHQLCPDCAAMSHEKRDARTDLTGRRALLTGGRAKIGMYIALRLLRDGAHTTITTRFPRDAVRRFAALPDSADWLHRLKVVGIDLRDPAQVIALAESVAAAGPLDILINNAAQTVRRSQGAYKPLVDAELAPLPDGPLPELLTFGHTNDAHPLALAQSVSAHPILASAARTADELTAEAMTAGSSSLERLAAGTAIDAGGLVPDEDHINSWTQHVDQVDPLEMLEVQLANTTAPFLLIRGLRASMAASPARRTYVVNVSAMEGVFGRGYKGPGHPHTNMAKAALNMLTRTSAREMFESDGILMTAVDTGWITDERPHFTKVRLAEEGFHAPLDLVDGAARVYDPIVRGEAGEDLFGVFLKDYQPGAW from the coding sequence GTGCCCTCCTCCGATCCCGCTGCCACCGACGGGCCGTCGATCGACCCCGACGACCTCGCCACCGCCCTTCGCGTGCTGGCCGCCGCCGAGGCGCTCGAGAAGGACGACCCCGACTACGTGACGCTGCGGCACGCGACCGGCAAGCTGTACAAAGCGGTCAAGCTGCAGGGCCGCCGCGACAAGCGCGATCGTATCGCCGAGGCGGATCGGGCCGTCGTCGCCGCGACCGCCACCGGGGCCTCCGACCGCATCGACGATGAGACGCGCGGCATCCCGCTCGCGGTGCGGATCGCCGCGCCGACCGCCGGCGAGCTGCTCAAGCCGCGGGCCTGTTACATCTGCAAGAAGCCGTACACGACGGTGGATGCGTTCTATCACCAGCTCTGCCCGGACTGCGCCGCGATGAGTCACGAGAAGCGCGATGCACGCACCGACCTCACCGGACGCCGCGCACTTCTCACCGGTGGCCGCGCGAAGATCGGCATGTACATCGCGCTGCGGCTGCTGCGCGACGGGGCCCACACGACCATCACGACGCGCTTCCCCCGTGACGCGGTCCGTCGGTTCGCCGCGCTCCCAGACTCGGCGGACTGGCTGCACCGGCTGAAGGTCGTCGGCATCGACCTGCGCGACCCGGCCCAGGTCATCGCGCTCGCCGAGTCGGTCGCCGCCGCCGGGCCCCTCGACATCCTGATCAACAACGCGGCGCAGACCGTCCGTCGATCCCAGGGGGCGTACAAGCCGCTCGTCGACGCGGAGCTCGCGCCGCTTCCGGACGGACCGCTGCCGGAGCTGCTCACCTTCGGGCACACGAACGACGCGCACCCGCTGGCGCTCGCGCAGTCCGTCTCCGCCCACCCGATTCTCGCCTCCGCCGCGCGGACGGCCGACGAACTCACCGCTGAAGCGATGACGGCCGGTTCGTCATCCCTCGAGCGACTCGCCGCGGGAACCGCGATCGACGCGGGTGGGCTCGTGCCCGACGAGGACCACATCAACAGCTGGACCCAGCATGTCGACCAGGTCGACCCGCTGGAGATGCTGGAGGTGCAGCTGGCGAACACGACGGCCCCGTTCCTCCTCATCCGCGGACTCCGTGCCTCGATGGCCGCCTCGCCGGCACGCCGCACGTACGTCGTGAACGTGTCGGCGATGGAAGGCGTGTTCGGGCGCGGCTACAAGGGCCCCGGCCACCCGCACACGAACATGGCCAAAGCGGCGCTCAACATGCTCACCCGCACGAGCGCTCGCGAGATGTTCGAGTCCGACGGCATCCTGATGACCGCCGTCGACACGGGGTGGATCACCGACGAACGCCCGCACTTCACGAAGGTGCGTCTCGCCGAAGAGGGCTTCCACGCTCCGCTCGATCTCGTCGACGGCGCGGCCCGTGTCTACGACCCGATCGTGCGCGGCGAGGCCGGCGAAGACCTCTTCGGGGTCTTCCTCAAGGACTACCAGCCGGGCGCGTGGTGA
- a CDS encoding acyl-CoA synthetase, translated as MPDRTPERAFQPRHVQLARALFAVVAAVMITFSPDHSASVGLSVFSGFAIATALVLLISAWLVFPAGQRALVLTLGVLTALAGMASGIPAFRTTEVFFGVVVSWALLTGLVEGIAGFRARRGSARGSALRSQANDELTVGVVGVLLGLGLLLVPTQYALDYYIDEAAQSFTLTGITIGVGLFGAYAAIVGVYLAIAAFSPRRETSVTEVAS; from the coding sequence ATGCCCGACCGCACCCCAGAGCGCGCATTCCAGCCGCGCCACGTGCAACTGGCGCGCGCGCTCTTCGCGGTGGTCGCGGCCGTGATGATCACGTTCTCGCCCGACCATTCCGCATCCGTCGGTCTGTCGGTGTTCAGCGGATTCGCGATCGCGACCGCGCTCGTGCTGCTGATCTCGGCGTGGCTCGTCTTTCCCGCGGGGCAGCGTGCGCTGGTGCTCACGCTCGGCGTGCTGACGGCGCTCGCCGGGATGGCGTCGGGGATCCCCGCGTTCCGCACCACCGAGGTGTTCTTCGGAGTGGTCGTCTCGTGGGCGCTCCTCACCGGACTCGTCGAGGGGATCGCCGGCTTCCGCGCCCGGCGCGGCTCGGCCCGCGGGTCAGCGCTGCGCTCGCAGGCGAATGACGAGCTGACGGTCGGTGTCGTGGGCGTGCTCCTCGGTCTCGGGCTCCTCCTCGTGCCGACGCAGTATGCGCTGGACTACTACATCGATGAGGCCGCGCAGTCGTTCACGCTGACCGGCATCACGATCGGCGTCGGTCTGTTCGGCGCCTACGCCGCTATCGTCGGCGTCTACCTCGCGATCGCGGC
- a CDS encoding DUF3253 domain-containing protein gives MTAGDLAPSTRRAQTGTTPTDRALEDEIRRLLSLRAAGATICPSDVARSLGDERWRELMDPVREAARRLTDAGEVEITQGGEVVEQASAKGPIRIRRRS, from the coding sequence GTGACGGCCGGTGATCTCGCCCCATCCACTCGGCGGGCGCAGACGGGAACCACGCCCACGGACCGCGCACTCGAGGACGAGATCCGGCGACTCCTGAGCCTGCGGGCGGCCGGTGCGACGATCTGCCCCTCGGATGTGGCGCGAAGCCTCGGCGACGAGCGGTGGCGAGAGCTCATGGACCCCGTGCGCGAGGCCGCCCGTCGCCTGACCGACGCCGGGGAGGTCGAGATCACCCAGGGCGGCGAGGTGGTCGAACAGGCCAGCGCGAAGGGTCCCATCCGCATCCGACGGCGGAGCTGA
- a CDS encoding AraC family transcriptional regulator, whose product MAMREAAIGPRVVGTTRGLPPGRDFDYFCDAVADVYVGIRPQRSASFAADFSLYDIGPFSLGLISTPGVSASRDRASLRRVSDDAVFVNQSSGAWGLAQGGATWHVGAGALVLDNDAPFTVIADPRRPLRLASVRIPRAMLSRRAGSMIALLDDRLAGTPLGAQVSAQVELLTSAARNGMVRVAEVMAVSVLEMLEAACAAEPALPGRRDAMRAYALSRVGDARLDLTAMARAFGCSTRTVQTEFAAEGETFSTWLRGIRLDRAREALRGPDDRGRSIRSVAAECGFADVGTFHRAYRARFGRTPASDR is encoded by the coding sequence ATGGCGATGCGCGAAGCGGCGATCGGCCCCCGGGTGGTCGGCACCACCCGGGGGCTCCCTCCCGGCCGGGACTTCGACTACTTCTGCGATGCGGTCGCCGATGTCTACGTCGGCATCCGGCCGCAGCGGTCGGCATCCTTCGCTGCGGACTTCTCGCTCTACGACATCGGGCCCTTCTCGCTCGGACTCATCAGCACCCCCGGGGTGTCGGCGAGTCGCGACCGGGCGTCGCTGCGCCGGGTGTCCGATGACGCGGTGTTCGTGAACCAGAGCTCCGGCGCATGGGGCCTCGCGCAGGGCGGTGCCACGTGGCACGTGGGCGCCGGCGCGCTGGTGCTCGACAACGATGCTCCGTTCACCGTCATCGCCGACCCGCGGCGACCGTTGCGGCTCGCGTCGGTGCGCATTCCGCGCGCGATGCTGTCGCGGCGGGCAGGGTCGATGATCGCCCTCTTGGACGACCGTCTGGCCGGAACTCCGCTCGGCGCGCAGGTGTCGGCGCAAGTCGAGCTGCTCACGTCGGCGGCCCGCAACGGCATGGTGCGCGTCGCCGAGGTCATGGCAGTCAGCGTGCTCGAGATGCTCGAGGCGGCCTGCGCGGCGGAACCCGCACTCCCCGGTCGTCGCGATGCCATGCGCGCATACGCCCTGAGTCGGGTCGGCGACGCCCGTCTCGACCTGACCGCGATGGCCCGGGCGTTCGGATGCTCGACCCGCACGGTCCAGACCGAGTTCGCCGCCGAGGGCGAGACCTTCTCGACGTGGCTCCGCGGCATTCGCCTCGATCGGGCCCGCGAAGCCCTGCGTGGGCCCGACGATCGCGGCCGGTCGATCCGGTCTGTCGCGGCGGAGTGCGGTTTCGCGGATGTCGGCACATTCCACCGTGCCTATCGCGCCCGGTTCGGGCGCACCCCCGCCTCCGATCGCTGA
- a CDS encoding TetR/AcrR family transcriptional regulator has translation MTEPAIRQRDAERTRAELLDVATRTFAESGFSGTRVDEIAARTRTTKRMIYYYFGGKEGLYLAVLERAYRGIREAEQSLHVGDLPPIEALRRIAELTYDHHLAHTDFIRLVSIENIHRGDFIHKLESLRTLNAPALGVLDVALTRGREDGVFRDDVDALDVHLVISSYCFFQVANQYTFGYLFDRDLLDPSRRDHLRAMIGDVVVAWMTSESVRP, from the coding sequence GTGACCGAGCCCGCCATCCGACAGCGCGACGCGGAACGCACCCGCGCAGAGCTGCTCGACGTCGCGACCCGCACCTTCGCCGAGTCGGGCTTCTCCGGCACCCGGGTCGACGAGATCGCCGCCCGGACGCGAACGACGAAGCGGATGATCTACTACTACTTCGGGGGCAAAGAGGGGCTGTATCTCGCCGTCCTGGAGCGGGCCTACCGCGGCATTCGCGAGGCCGAGCAGTCGCTGCACGTCGGCGACCTGCCGCCGATCGAAGCCCTCCGCCGGATCGCTGAACTCACGTACGACCACCATCTCGCGCACACCGACTTCATCCGGCTCGTGTCGATCGAGAACATCCACCGCGGCGACTTCATCCACAAACTCGAGTCGCTGCGCACCCTCAACGCACCCGCGCTCGGTGTGCTCGATGTGGCGCTCACCCGGGGTCGCGAAGACGGCGTCTTCCGAGACGACGTGGACGCGCTCGACGTGCACCTGGTGATCAGCTCGTACTGCTTCTTCCAGGTCGCCAACCAGTACACCTTCGGGTACCTGTTCGACCGCGACCTGCTCGACCCGTCGCGCCGCGACCACCTGCGCGCCATGATCGGCGACGTCGTCGTGGCGTGGATGACGTCGGAATCGGTGCGCCCGTGA
- a CDS encoding helix-turn-helix transcriptional regulator encodes MFASRPTPTTLEMLAGIAVHRLDGLDALSAVALLNARSPRQFDPHLAVRVAAQLDGHPLAITDLASHADAERLALRALSLEPLPPGALLEDFYLQQVRELPASAVAFALLAAADTTGAADVVRQAADERRLPPDASTPLENAKLLEVGVRLRFRHQLIRSAVYNGASSADRRKAHIALEGASHAQGFVTAAAMHASAVAVAPDIPLAARLAALADAAGGRGALLAQAGLLARSAELTPVGVSHDEHQIAAVEAALGAGAALLAREMLDALDFEALTPEHRGRALSARAFVALFIADADSVPLVASMFARAADAFRPVSAVAEQHALINAYSYVWTTERRTTGIELTDFGERLQTGADSAPGPHAEILRGLAAHIFGPIPDSLPPMRETMRVIDELDDDAFFEVGASAVPLGMALADPHAALDVTRRLVDIARARGALQALDSSLWMQSTIHVQLLDIAAAGHALENIRELRRAIGYPAEHVVNAAHLALAGAPRGAVDTAGDAARDSGFTGAWTVAQRGLGCRLVAEGEYREAYLLLRPLVENGFLHVAHLSLADYAEASGRSGYLGDARAATASLEGLATATPTPWMRGLAHRSRALLASTASAEGEFLAAIQQFEQIPAPGDLARTHLLYGEWLRRQRRRRDARVHLARAVRSFDALGVVPFATRARHEFAATGDVAPPPASESDLSPQESLIATLAAEGRSNPEIAAALFISPHTVDYHLRKIFRKLGITSRRQLTDARRT; translated from the coding sequence GTGTTCGCATCGCGTCCGACTCCGACGACCCTGGAGATGCTCGCCGGAATCGCGGTGCACCGTTTGGATGGGTTGGATGCGCTATCGGCCGTCGCACTCCTGAACGCTCGTTCTCCGCGGCAGTTCGATCCCCACCTCGCAGTGAGGGTCGCCGCGCAATTGGATGGCCACCCCCTCGCGATTACCGACCTCGCGTCGCACGCGGATGCGGAGCGGCTCGCGCTTCGCGCCCTGTCGCTGGAGCCACTTCCGCCCGGCGCACTCCTCGAGGACTTCTACCTCCAGCAAGTCCGAGAGCTTCCTGCGAGCGCCGTCGCCTTCGCCCTGCTCGCCGCCGCCGATACGACCGGTGCCGCGGACGTCGTTCGGCAGGCGGCGGACGAGCGGAGACTCCCTCCCGACGCATCGACCCCGCTCGAGAACGCGAAGCTGCTCGAAGTCGGAGTGCGACTGCGGTTCCGCCACCAGCTGATCCGCTCTGCCGTGTACAACGGCGCCTCGTCGGCCGATCGGCGCAAGGCACATATCGCTCTCGAGGGGGCATCCCACGCCCAGGGCTTCGTCACGGCTGCGGCCATGCATGCCTCGGCGGTCGCCGTCGCGCCAGACATCCCACTGGCCGCACGGCTGGCCGCGCTCGCAGATGCCGCCGGCGGGCGGGGAGCCCTCCTTGCTCAGGCGGGACTTCTGGCACGCTCCGCAGAGCTGACGCCCGTCGGTGTCTCACATGACGAGCATCAAATCGCCGCAGTGGAAGCCGCCCTCGGCGCAGGAGCCGCGCTGCTCGCGCGCGAGATGTTGGACGCCCTCGACTTCGAAGCCCTGACCCCGGAGCACCGGGGTCGCGCGCTTTCCGCGCGCGCATTCGTCGCGCTGTTCATTGCAGATGCCGATAGCGTTCCGCTCGTCGCCTCGATGTTCGCGCGCGCTGCCGACGCGTTTCGTCCGGTCTCTGCCGTCGCCGAGCAGCACGCCCTGATCAACGCGTACTCGTACGTGTGGACGACAGAACGACGTACCACCGGCATCGAGCTCACAGATTTCGGCGAGCGATTGCAGACGGGAGCCGACTCAGCGCCTGGACCGCACGCCGAGATCCTTCGCGGGCTCGCGGCCCACATCTTCGGTCCGATTCCGGACTCTCTGCCGCCGATGCGCGAGACTATGCGCGTCATCGATGAGCTCGATGACGACGCGTTCTTCGAGGTGGGCGCCAGCGCCGTGCCCCTCGGAATGGCTCTCGCCGACCCGCACGCCGCGCTCGATGTCACCCGCCGCCTGGTCGACATCGCGCGTGCGCGCGGAGCATTGCAAGCGTTGGATTCTTCGCTGTGGATGCAATCCACGATCCATGTCCAACTCCTCGACATCGCCGCAGCCGGACACGCTCTCGAGAACATCCGTGAGCTCCGGCGAGCGATCGGCTATCCCGCAGAGCACGTGGTCAACGCGGCGCACCTGGCGCTCGCGGGCGCCCCGCGCGGGGCGGTCGATACCGCCGGAGACGCAGCGCGCGACAGCGGTTTTACCGGAGCGTGGACGGTGGCGCAGCGCGGTCTCGGGTGCCGCCTCGTCGCCGAAGGCGAGTACCGAGAGGCCTACCTTCTGCTGCGCCCTCTGGTGGAGAACGGCTTTCTCCATGTGGCCCATCTGTCGCTGGCCGATTACGCCGAAGCATCCGGGCGAAGCGGGTACCTGGGCGACGCGCGGGCGGCGACCGCATCGCTTGAGGGACTTGCGACGGCGACACCCACCCCGTGGATGCGCGGGCTCGCACATCGCTCCCGGGCACTGCTCGCGAGTACCGCTTCCGCCGAAGGAGAGTTTCTCGCCGCGATCCAGCAATTCGAGCAGATCCCTGCGCCGGGCGACCTCGCTCGGACGCACCTGCTCTACGGCGAGTGGCTGCGTCGTCAGCGACGGCGACGGGACGCACGGGTGCATCTGGCCCGAGCGGTGCGTTCCTTCGACGCGCTCGGTGTCGTGCCGTTCGCGACCCGCGCCCGGCACGAGTTCGCCGCGACCGGCGATGTTGCGCCGCCACCCGCATCCGAGAGCGATCTCAGTCCTCAGGAGTCGTTGATCGCGACCCTTGCTGCGGAGGGGCGCAGCAACCCGGAGATCGCCGCCGCACTTTTCATCTCCCCCCATACGGTGGACTATCACCTCCGCAAAATATTCCGAAAGCTCGGCATCACCTCTCGCCGACAGCTCACGGACGCGCGCCGCACCTGA
- a CDS encoding alpha/beta hydrolase, which translates to MPDNRPTLLFVHGAWHGSWCWDEVTTLLSDQGWRIRLIDLPTVHAAGKELLGMQDDADAVAAAIDEIVGPVTVIAHSYGGVPTTQGATDPRVRHIVYIAAFALDEGESLLAAVGGEAPDWWHVNGPVVTAGDDDQPPQHLFYGDVDADVADASAARLLPQSVRAFTEPLTQVAWRDRPTTYILTEQDAIFPIPAQEALSARAGSRVARLNASHSPFLSQPDAVAEIIAAAASGA; encoded by the coding sequence ATGCCCGACAACCGACCCACCCTGCTCTTCGTCCACGGCGCCTGGCACGGCTCCTGGTGCTGGGACGAGGTGACGACTCTGCTCTCCGATCAGGGATGGCGCATCCGCCTCATCGACCTGCCGACGGTGCACGCCGCGGGCAAGGAGCTTCTGGGCATGCAGGACGACGCGGATGCGGTGGCCGCCGCGATCGACGAGATCGTCGGCCCGGTGACGGTCATCGCCCACTCGTACGGGGGCGTGCCGACGACGCAGGGGGCGACCGACCCGCGGGTGCGGCACATCGTCTACATCGCGGCCTTCGCGCTCGACGAGGGCGAGTCGCTTCTCGCCGCGGTGGGCGGAGAAGCTCCCGATTGGTGGCACGTGAACGGGCCGGTCGTGACCGCGGGCGACGACGACCAGCCGCCGCAGCACCTGTTCTACGGGGATGTCGACGCGGACGTCGCGGATGCCTCGGCCGCCCGGCTTCTTCCGCAGTCGGTCCGCGCGTTCACCGAACCGCTCACGCAGGTCGCATGGCGGGATCGGCCGACGACCTACATCCTCACCGAGCAGGACGCCATCTTCCCGATTCCCGCACAAGAGGCCCTGAGCGCCCGCGCCGGCTCCCGCGTCGCGCGCCTGAACGCGAGCCACTCCCCGTTCCTGTCGCAGCCCGACGCCGTCGCGGAGATTATCGCGGCGGCCGCATCCGGGGCCTGA
- a CDS encoding NUDIX hydrolase, which yields MDDVGIGAPVSVDANVPAERRIRVSAAVITDDSGRLLLVRKRGTTAFMQPGGKPDPGETAAQTLVRELDEEIGIRPPASAITSLGTFTAPAANEPGHLVVADVFRVEIGAAVPVIAAEIAESRWVTRADADEIEIAPLALAYFLPEVTTRPAGSP from the coding sequence GTGGATGACGTCGGAATCGGTGCGCCCGTGAGCGTCGACGCGAACGTGCCCGCGGAGCGCCGCATCCGCGTTTCCGCCGCCGTCATCACCGACGACAGCGGCCGTCTTCTGCTGGTGCGCAAGCGCGGCACCACAGCGTTCATGCAGCCGGGTGGCAAGCCCGACCCGGGCGAGACCGCGGCGCAGACCCTCGTCCGCGAACTCGACGAGGAGATCGGCATCCGTCCGCCCGCGTCGGCGATCACCTCGCTCGGCACGTTCACGGCGCCCGCAGCGAACGAACCCGGGCACCTCGTCGTCGCGGACGTCTTCCGGGTCGAGATCGGCGCCGCGGTTCCGGTGATCGCGGCCGAGATCGCCGAGTCGCGCTGGGTCACACGGGCGGATGCCGACGAGATCGAGATCGCCCCGCTCGCCCTCGCCTACTTCCTTCCCGAGGTCACCACGCGCCCGGCTGGTAGTCCTTGA
- a CDS encoding ROK family transcriptional regulator, producing MLKHILLRGETTRAEIVAEIGLSAASAANIVVELIDDGLVEERGSKSSRGGRPITIVGPRTDAAVIVGIDVGERGVAAELFDLSMNQIDREFRGGHEAETAPRIAADIAAALDALRSRHPARWGTLVGVGLGLPGIVETDADGIQTVYAQSLGWEPVAVTRLCAVDAVPVIAENGATLQARAELWFGNAKDSQHAIVAQMGRGIGMGLVINGEIATGSRSSATEWGHTTLQVGGALCRCGNRGCVEAYLGADAILRRWKDTGADVPGSGWSALGALIDSAEEDPAARALIIRVIDELGAALGSMVNLNNPERVLIGGWVGERLLAAYAEEIDAAITAHALHRPASQYRLMGTRFAGDSVAVGAGLLPLDALITTGWTVARAG from the coding sequence GTGTTGAAGCACATCCTGCTGCGCGGTGAAACGACGCGCGCCGAGATCGTCGCGGAGATCGGCCTCTCGGCCGCATCCGCGGCGAATATCGTCGTCGAGCTCATCGACGACGGCCTCGTGGAGGAGCGCGGAAGCAAGTCGTCTCGGGGCGGCCGACCAATCACGATAGTGGGACCGCGCACCGACGCCGCCGTGATAGTGGGCATCGACGTCGGGGAACGCGGTGTGGCCGCGGAACTCTTCGACCTCTCGATGAACCAAATCGATCGCGAGTTCCGGGGCGGACATGAAGCGGAGACGGCGCCGCGCATCGCCGCAGACATCGCGGCGGCGCTCGACGCGTTGCGATCCCGCCATCCGGCGCGTTGGGGCACCCTGGTTGGCGTGGGCCTCGGCCTGCCGGGCATCGTGGAGACGGATGCGGACGGCATCCAGACGGTCTACGCGCAGAGCCTTGGGTGGGAACCGGTCGCGGTGACCCGACTGTGCGCGGTGGATGCGGTGCCCGTGATCGCCGAAAACGGCGCCACCCTGCAGGCGCGAGCGGAGCTCTGGTTCGGGAACGCGAAGGACAGCCAGCACGCTATCGTCGCCCAGATGGGTCGTGGCATAGGAATGGGGCTCGTGATCAACGGCGAGATCGCGACGGGAAGCCGTTCGAGCGCCACCGAATGGGGACATACGACCCTCCAGGTGGGCGGCGCGCTCTGCCGCTGCGGAAACCGCGGATGCGTAGAGGCCTACCTCGGCGCCGATGCGATCCTCCGTCGCTGGAAGGACACCGGCGCCGACGTTCCGGGCTCTGGATGGTCGGCACTCGGCGCGCTCATCGATTCCGCTGAGGAAGACCCTGCAGCACGAGCCCTCATCATCCGGGTGATCGACGAGCTCGGGGCGGCGCTCGGCAGCATGGTCAATCTCAACAATCCCGAGCGCGTGTTGATCGGGGGCTGGGTCGGTGAACGCCTACTCGCTGCCTACGCGGAGGAGATCGACGCCGCAATCACCGCGCACGCGCTGCACCGCCCGGCGTCGCAGTACAGGCTCATGGGCACTCGATTCGCCGGCGACTCTGTTGCGGTAGGAGCAGGGCTCCTGCCCCTGGATGCTCTCATCACCACGGGCTGGACGGTCGCTCGCGCCGGGTGA